Proteins found in one Bombus terrestris chromosome 1, iyBomTerr1.2, whole genome shotgun sequence genomic segment:
- the LOC100644873 gene encoding cytokine receptor isoform X3, translated as MSSNRTDPKKFQQEMSHFLQSDFKNAASKHDDVVRCSNASRMTEKLCCDSERCEDNTCVSRNISLCQKVDVINRIEDDPCDTTELSSTIKYLSDTCSVHHCMLSGSVNSNHNCDIMHCQQHKQISQSYMCSIYNLWRIRTNKSLSLLVTKNVGTQWKNCFWRIFLIPFVILLLCTTICSADSNQCAVGLKTPGRTWPQGDIVLEYGQPLRILCILNQSFVDAEFPGKNASDLVFFRNQKEMEPEFITIINETTISLDVEKPPPAEDMYYCRLRLQNNHYKKLESVCLNKVVVGFKPQEPQNFSCVSYNWETMICSWEPVQNYVTTTFTIVFKLPGRAGGRKLYPCPTKDKDDKKDKDDKPNMCLWDTSTNPIYRQPYEYYTFILNVNNVLGNASFTYKFHHFAHVIPAKPANLSVINKTVDSALLHWSVPFPMQNFPPGLYHRIKYQNQWDHQKTWQVINITNDIHVHKRYYNLTGLEYANTVYDVRVFMKSAVATGEDKWSQFSDVTFRTPPRLPGRPPKTDIGSFEIAENSASRDVYLYWQTIPQYLENGDNFKYEIDRVEENGRNVSLVPNETTRTYAKFKGISINNYKFEIVTTNIVGINEERAKIFIPSRSQIPHEPIAFTKIAFDGGLYELSWKPPKMNKEITNYTIFWCDNERDRPYQCTGYLDWVHVSKYTTIYNMTVPDPDKVYQFAISANTNTGSSGMVWASCTVIHNKVVGKMKSVWINRIGSDFIEVGWKLDCSDRIGIVEGFNIYYCPIVSPYDLNCKGPKLNRTIKADSHTIHGIVNNLKPYTTYMLAVAVLTKSGEGLHSDPLYNTTLEAAPTTPPQDVRIINVTNTTMSIVWRPPEAMNGVLRYYEVYYNEHAKKVEDATQTELKNLLAHTNYSISVAACTVSCSVKSPTIRKITKIGTPGMINVPSVRFMNSSQVIVMWSKPEYPAGHLNYYEISSKDGEIQNSTKTEARLPIPDCKSIEREKLYQFRVRAVNIASNNIHLKGPWSEPGEGNCYSEGPSFNVWTIIWVIGGFSSVIIIFCCLHLSKRIWLKCKAMQDVEVKLPPGLASNMVQTLLDKEQHIRQSSADSSGCSSGQESVTSSLTSDSQVSSDSGTEIDPMPVSPNKLLETPAWNSDSSSLRLRHSSFRERYAKVAKSGEPIIGDTLSLARSTPNLTDSTGYTTSQHTWSSTGYISMPSSEELSSNPSPVPKETSTAGSYSIIGTVPKSAQSAKSENDSDLTESTADTLIPIKSEPKPTNPYITLASLEQNQKDKKAIDSLHDLDELTFAESNKSKLESLTPFTTSDKVSKPYVQTSLIDSLKKPFTLSSIDSTRSTMSTPFAATSLTDSCNKPFVSSFASPTTLSSTLDSSSKPYVSVSSISEVSKKSNLQADTLDSSQKTTVPQVSTTSGSQPYVLASSVFQMLQQQQRGKSETPISEVIDNETEEDVTTGYPLYWPTSGTKPSSKLDADKPITTKQSTGYVTIAENPKLDQHRTSTLSSPNLYKTA; from the exons ATGTCTTCAAACAGAACAGATCCCAAAAAATTTCAGCAAGAAATGTCTCACTTTTTACaatcagattttaaaaatgCTGCATCAAAGCATGATGATGTTGTTAGGTGTTCAAATGCAAGTAGAATGACAGAGAAGTTGTGCTGTGATTCAGAGAGATGTGAAGATAATACATGTGTCTCAAGAAATATCAGTCTATGCCAGAAGGTAGATGTTATTAACAGGATAGAAGATGATCCATGTGACACAACTGAACTTTCATCAACTATTAAGTATTTATCTGACACGTGTTCAGTTCATCATTGTATGTTAAGTGGAAGTGTTAATTCTAATCATAATTGTGATATAATGCATTGTCAACAACACAAACAAATCTCACAAAGTTATATGTgttctatatataatttatggaGAATTAGAACAAATAAAAGTTTGTCATTACTGGTTACAAAAAATGTTGGTACACAATGGAAGAATTGTTTTtggagaatatttttaattcctttTGTTATTCTGTTATTATGCACAACAATATGCAGTGCAGATTCTAATCAATGTGCAGTTGGTTTGAAAACACCTGGAA GGACCTGGCCACAAGGTGATATTGTACTTGAATATGGTCAACCTTTAAGAATACTATGTATATTGAATCAATCTTTCGTGGATGCTGAATTTCCTGGAAAAAATGCTTCAGATCTTGTATTCTTTCGTAATCAAAAGGAGATGGAACcagaatttattacaattatcaaTGAAACCACAATATCACTAGATGTAGAAAAGCCTCCACCTGCAGAAGATATGTATTATTGTAGACTAAGATTACAAAATAATCACTACAAAAAACTGGAATCAGTTTGTTTGAACAAAGTTGTAGTTGGTT tTAAACCTCAAGAACCTCAAAACTTCAGTTGCGTATCTTATAATTGGGAAACTATGATATGCTCATGGGAACCAGTCCAAAACTATGTTACAACGACTTTTACGATCGTATTTAAATTACCGGGAAGAGCAGGAGGTAGAAAATTATATCCATGTCCAACGAAAGATAAAGATGATAAAAAGGACAAAGATGATAAGCCAAATATGTGCTTGTGGGATACATCAACGAATCCAATTTATCGACAACCCTatgaatattatacatttatactgAACGTAAATAACGTTCTAGGGAATGCCAGTTTTACATACAAGTTTCATCATTTTGCTCATG TTATCCCTGCGAAACCGGCCAATTTATCAGTTATTAATAAAACGGTTGATAGTGCATTATTGCACTGGAGTGTGCCTTTTCCAATGCAGAATTTTCCACCTGGATTATATCATAGAATCAAGTATCAAAACCAATGGGATCATCAAAAAACCTGGCAG GTAATCAATATTACAAATGATATTCACGTGCATAAGAGATACTATAATCTTACTGGGTTGGAGTATGCCAATACTGTATATGATGTACGAGTTTTTATGAAAAGTGCTGTTGCGACTGGGGAAGATAAATGGAGTCAGTTTAGTGATGTTACTTTTAGAACACCACCAAGAT TACCTGGCCGTCCTCCAAAAACCGATATTGGAAGctttgaaatagcggagaacaGTGCTAGTAGGGATGTATATTTGTACTGGCAAACTATACCACAATATCTAGAAAATGGTGATAATTTCAAGTATGAGATTGATCGTGTAGAAGAAAATGGACGAAATGTGTCTCTTGTTCCGAATGAAACTACGAGAACATACGCTAAATTCAAGGGAATTAGtatcaataattataaattcgaaATTGTTACGACAAATATTGTTGGAATAAATGAAGAACGTGCTAAAATTTTTATACCTAGCCGATCCCAAA TACCGCACGAACCTATAGCATTTACAAAAATTGCGTTTGATGGAGGCTTATATGAATTATCATGGAAACCACCTAAAATGAATAaggaaattacaaattatacaattttttggtGCGATAATGAACGTGATCGTCCTTATCAGTGCACT GGTTATTTAGATTGGGTACATGTATCAAAATATACAACAATTTATAATATGACTGTACCAGATCCCGACAAAGTGTATCAATTTGCAATTTCTGCAAATACGAACACAGGTAGTAGTGGTATGGTATGGGCATCATGCACTgtaatacataataaagtagTTGGAAAAATGAAGTCTGTGTGGATAAATAGAATTGGTTCTGACTTTATTGAAGTTGGTTGGAAATTAGATTGTTCGGATCGCATTGGAATAGTAGAaggatttaatatttattattgtccTATTGTTTCGCCATATGATCTGAATTGTAAAGGCCCGAAACTTAATAGAACGATAAAAGCCGATTCTCATACTATCCATGGCATTGTAAACAATTTGAAACCGTATACAACATATATGTTAGCTGTCGCTGTTTTAACAAAAAGTGGGGAAGGATTGCATAGTGATCCTTTGTATAATACAACTCTTGAAGCAGCACCAACAACTCCTCCACAGGACGTAAGAATTATAAATGTGACAAATACGACAATGAGCATTGTATGGAGACCACCAGAAGCAATGAATGGTGTATTGCGCTATTACGAAGTTTACTACAACGAACACGCGAAAAAAGTTGAAGACGCAACACAAACTGAATTGAAAAATCTGTTAGCGCATACAAATTATAGCATTAGTGTAGCCGCATGTACTGTATCTTGCAGTGTCAAATCGCCTACAATTCGCAAGATTACAAAAATTGGTACACCGGGAATGATTAATGTACCTAGTGTGCGGTTCATGAATTCTAGCCAGGTGATCGTTATGTGGAGTAAACCCGAATACCCTGCTGGACACCTAAATTATTATGAGATATCTTCGAAAGATGGTGAAATACAAAATAGTACTAAAACAG AAGCGCGATTACCTATCCCTGATTGCAAATCTATAGAACGagaaaaattatatcaatttcGTGTAAGAGCTGTTAACATTGCATCGAATAATATCCATTTAAAAGGCCCATGGTCTGAACCTGGTGAGGGAAATTGTTATAGTGAAG GACCATCGTTCAATGTGTGGACGATAATATGGGTGATAGGAGGTTTTAGTTccgtaataattattttttgttgTCTACATCTATCAAAACG AATTTGGTTGAAGTGTAAAGCTATGCAAGATGTAGAAGTTAAATTACCACCAGGATTAGCATCGAATATGGTACAG ACACTTCTTGATAAAGAACAACATATACGTCAATCTTCTGCTGATTCCAGTGGTTGTTCAAGTGGACAAGAATCTGTTACTTCTTCGCTAACATCAGATTCTCAGGTTTCAAGCGATAGTGGTACGGAGATAGATCCAATGCCGGTTTCACCCAATAAATTGCTTGAAACACCAGCTTGGAATTCAGATTCTTCGAGTCTTCGCCTGAGACACTCATCGTTTCGCGAACGATATGCAAAAGTTGCAAAATCTGGAGAGCCCATCATCGGAGACACGTTATCTTTGGCACGATCTACGCCTAATTTAACTGACAGTACGGGCTACACAACTTCGCAACATACTTGGTCTTCGACTGGGTACATTAGTATGCCATCATCAGAAGAACTGTCCAGTAATCCAAGTCCTGTTCCTAAGGAAACTTCAACTGCAGGGAGCTATAGTATTATAGGAACTGTTCCTAAATCTGCACAGTCTGCAAAGTCTGAGAATGACAGTGATTTAACGGAATCTACTGCAGATACACTAATACCTATTAAATCAGAACCCAAGCCCACAAATCCATACATAACATTAGCATCTTTGGAGCAGAACCAAAAGGATAAAAAAGCTATTGATTCGTTACATGATCTAGATGAATTAACATTTGCAGAGTCGAACAAATCAAAACTAGAATCTTTGACTCCGTTCACAACTTCTGACAAAGTCTCTAAACCATATGTGCAAACAAGTTTAATCGATTCATTAAAAAAGCCGTTCACTCTAAGCAGCATCGATAGTACAAGGAGCACGATGTCTACTCCATTTGCAGCCACCTCTTTGACCGATTCATGCAACAAAccgttcgtttcttctttcgcaAGTCCAACTACTTTGTCGTCTACGCTGGATTCCTCGTCGAAACCCTACGTTTCCGTGTCTTCAATTTCTGAAGTCTCGAAAAAGTCAAATCTTCAAGCAGATACGTTAGATTCGTCGCAAAAAACTACTGTACCTCAAGTTTCTACGACCAGTGGTTCGCAACCATATGTTCTTGCAAGTTCCGTATTCCAAATGCTACAACAACAGCAAAGGGGAAAATCAGAAACTCCTATCTCAGAAGTGATAGACAACGAAACCGAAGAAGATGTTACGACAGGGTATCCTCTGTATTGGCCGACCAGTGGTACGAAGCCAAGCTCAAAGTTGGATGCAGACAAACCAATTACGACTAAACAGAGTACTGGATACGTTACCATAGCAGAGAATCCAAAGCTAGATCAACATAGAACGTCGACGTTGTCATCACC GAACCTATACAAAACAGCGTGA
- the LOC100644873 gene encoding cytokine receptor isoform X2, whose product MSSNRTDPKKFQQEMSHFLQSDFKNAASKHDDVVRCSNASRMTEKLCCDSERCEDNTCVSRNISLCQKVDVINRIEDDPCDTTELSSTIKYLSDTCSVHHCMLSGSVNSNHNCDIMHCQQHKQISQSYMCSIYNLWRIRTNKSLSLLVTKNVGTQWKNCFWRIFLIPFVILLLCTTICSADSNQCAVGLKTPGRTWPQGDIVLEYGQPLRILCILNQSFVDAEFPGKNASDLVFFRNQKEMEPEFITIINETTISLDVEKPPPAEDMYYCRLRLQNNHYKKLESVCLNKVVVGFKPQEPQNFSCVSYNWETMICSWEPVQNYVTTTFTIVFKLPGRAGGRKLYPCPTKDKDDKKDKDDKPNMCLWDTSTNPIYRQPYEYYTFILNVNNVLGNASFTYKFHHFAHVIPAKPANLSVINKTVDSALLHWSVPFPMQNFPPGLYHRIKYQNQWDHQKTWQVINITNDIHVHKRYYNLTGLEYANTVYDVRVFMKSAVATGEDKWSQFSDVTFRTPPRLPGRPPKTDIGSFEIAENSASRDVYLYWQTIPQYLENGDNFKYEIDRVEENGRNVSLVPNETTRTYAKFKGISINNYKFEIVTTNIVGINEERAKIFIPSRSQIPHEPIAFTKIAFDGGLYELSWKPPKMNKEITNYTIFWCDNERDRPYQCTGYLDWVHVSKYTTIYNMTVPDPDKVYQFAISANTNTGSSGMVWASCTVIHNKVVGKMKSVWINRIGSDFIEVGWKLDCSDRIGIVEGFNIYYCPIVSPYDLNCKGPKLNRTIKADSHTIHGIVNNLKPYTTYMLAVAVLTKSGEGLHSDPLYNTTLEAAPTTPPQDVRIINVTNTTMSIVWRPPEAMNGVLRYYEVYYNEHAKKVEDATQTELKNLLAHTNYSISVAACTVSCSVKSPTIRKITKIGTPGMINVPSVRFMNSSQVIVMWSKPEYPAGHLNYYEISSKDGEIQNSTKTEARLPIPDCKSIEREKLYQFRVRAVNIASNNIHLKGPWSEPGEGNCYSEGPSFNVWTIIWVIGGFSSVIIIFCCLHLSKRIWLKCKAMQDVEVKLPPGLASNMTLLDKEQHIRQSSADSSGCSSGQESVTSSLTSDSQVSSDSGTEIDPMPVSPNKLLETPAWNSDSSSLRLRHSSFRERYAKVAKSGEPIIGDTLSLARSTPNLTDSTGYTTSQHTWSSTGYISMPSSEELSSNPSPVPKETSTAGSYSIIGTVPKSAQSAKSENDSDLTESTADTLIPIKSEPKPTNPYITLASLEQNQKDKKAIDSLHDLDELTFAESNKSKLESLTPFTTSDKVSKPYVQTSLIDSLKKPFTLSSIDSTRSTMSTPFAATSLTDSCNKPFVSSFASPTTLSSTLDSSSKPYVSVSSISEVSKKSNLQADTLDSSQKTTVPQVSTTSGSQPYVLASSVFQMLQQQQRGKSETPISEVIDNETEEDVTTGYPLYWPTSGTKPSSKLDADKPITTKQSTGYVTIAENPKLDQHRTSTLSSPYVQHERFEKPLPQTTTGQSDEQYSKVTVVPSTI is encoded by the exons ATGTCTTCAAACAGAACAGATCCCAAAAAATTTCAGCAAGAAATGTCTCACTTTTTACaatcagattttaaaaatgCTGCATCAAAGCATGATGATGTTGTTAGGTGTTCAAATGCAAGTAGAATGACAGAGAAGTTGTGCTGTGATTCAGAGAGATGTGAAGATAATACATGTGTCTCAAGAAATATCAGTCTATGCCAGAAGGTAGATGTTATTAACAGGATAGAAGATGATCCATGTGACACAACTGAACTTTCATCAACTATTAAGTATTTATCTGACACGTGTTCAGTTCATCATTGTATGTTAAGTGGAAGTGTTAATTCTAATCATAATTGTGATATAATGCATTGTCAACAACACAAACAAATCTCACAAAGTTATATGTgttctatatataatttatggaGAATTAGAACAAATAAAAGTTTGTCATTACTGGTTACAAAAAATGTTGGTACACAATGGAAGAATTGTTTTtggagaatatttttaattcctttTGTTATTCTGTTATTATGCACAACAATATGCAGTGCAGATTCTAATCAATGTGCAGTTGGTTTGAAAACACCTGGAA GGACCTGGCCACAAGGTGATATTGTACTTGAATATGGTCAACCTTTAAGAATACTATGTATATTGAATCAATCTTTCGTGGATGCTGAATTTCCTGGAAAAAATGCTTCAGATCTTGTATTCTTTCGTAATCAAAAGGAGATGGAACcagaatttattacaattatcaaTGAAACCACAATATCACTAGATGTAGAAAAGCCTCCACCTGCAGAAGATATGTATTATTGTAGACTAAGATTACAAAATAATCACTACAAAAAACTGGAATCAGTTTGTTTGAACAAAGTTGTAGTTGGTT tTAAACCTCAAGAACCTCAAAACTTCAGTTGCGTATCTTATAATTGGGAAACTATGATATGCTCATGGGAACCAGTCCAAAACTATGTTACAACGACTTTTACGATCGTATTTAAATTACCGGGAAGAGCAGGAGGTAGAAAATTATATCCATGTCCAACGAAAGATAAAGATGATAAAAAGGACAAAGATGATAAGCCAAATATGTGCTTGTGGGATACATCAACGAATCCAATTTATCGACAACCCTatgaatattatacatttatactgAACGTAAATAACGTTCTAGGGAATGCCAGTTTTACATACAAGTTTCATCATTTTGCTCATG TTATCCCTGCGAAACCGGCCAATTTATCAGTTATTAATAAAACGGTTGATAGTGCATTATTGCACTGGAGTGTGCCTTTTCCAATGCAGAATTTTCCACCTGGATTATATCATAGAATCAAGTATCAAAACCAATGGGATCATCAAAAAACCTGGCAG GTAATCAATATTACAAATGATATTCACGTGCATAAGAGATACTATAATCTTACTGGGTTGGAGTATGCCAATACTGTATATGATGTACGAGTTTTTATGAAAAGTGCTGTTGCGACTGGGGAAGATAAATGGAGTCAGTTTAGTGATGTTACTTTTAGAACACCACCAAGAT TACCTGGCCGTCCTCCAAAAACCGATATTGGAAGctttgaaatagcggagaacaGTGCTAGTAGGGATGTATATTTGTACTGGCAAACTATACCACAATATCTAGAAAATGGTGATAATTTCAAGTATGAGATTGATCGTGTAGAAGAAAATGGACGAAATGTGTCTCTTGTTCCGAATGAAACTACGAGAACATACGCTAAATTCAAGGGAATTAGtatcaataattataaattcgaaATTGTTACGACAAATATTGTTGGAATAAATGAAGAACGTGCTAAAATTTTTATACCTAGCCGATCCCAAA TACCGCACGAACCTATAGCATTTACAAAAATTGCGTTTGATGGAGGCTTATATGAATTATCATGGAAACCACCTAAAATGAATAaggaaattacaaattatacaattttttggtGCGATAATGAACGTGATCGTCCTTATCAGTGCACT GGTTATTTAGATTGGGTACATGTATCAAAATATACAACAATTTATAATATGACTGTACCAGATCCCGACAAAGTGTATCAATTTGCAATTTCTGCAAATACGAACACAGGTAGTAGTGGTATGGTATGGGCATCATGCACTgtaatacataataaagtagTTGGAAAAATGAAGTCTGTGTGGATAAATAGAATTGGTTCTGACTTTATTGAAGTTGGTTGGAAATTAGATTGTTCGGATCGCATTGGAATAGTAGAaggatttaatatttattattgtccTATTGTTTCGCCATATGATCTGAATTGTAAAGGCCCGAAACTTAATAGAACGATAAAAGCCGATTCTCATACTATCCATGGCATTGTAAACAATTTGAAACCGTATACAACATATATGTTAGCTGTCGCTGTTTTAACAAAAAGTGGGGAAGGATTGCATAGTGATCCTTTGTATAATACAACTCTTGAAGCAGCACCAACAACTCCTCCACAGGACGTAAGAATTATAAATGTGACAAATACGACAATGAGCATTGTATGGAGACCACCAGAAGCAATGAATGGTGTATTGCGCTATTACGAAGTTTACTACAACGAACACGCGAAAAAAGTTGAAGACGCAACACAAACTGAATTGAAAAATCTGTTAGCGCATACAAATTATAGCATTAGTGTAGCCGCATGTACTGTATCTTGCAGTGTCAAATCGCCTACAATTCGCAAGATTACAAAAATTGGTACACCGGGAATGATTAATGTACCTAGTGTGCGGTTCATGAATTCTAGCCAGGTGATCGTTATGTGGAGTAAACCCGAATACCCTGCTGGACACCTAAATTATTATGAGATATCTTCGAAAGATGGTGAAATACAAAATAGTACTAAAACAG AAGCGCGATTACCTATCCCTGATTGCAAATCTATAGAACGagaaaaattatatcaatttcGTGTAAGAGCTGTTAACATTGCATCGAATAATATCCATTTAAAAGGCCCATGGTCTGAACCTGGTGAGGGAAATTGTTATAGTGAAG GACCATCGTTCAATGTGTGGACGATAATATGGGTGATAGGAGGTTTTAGTTccgtaataattattttttgttgTCTACATCTATCAAAACG AATTTGGTTGAAGTGTAAAGCTATGCAAGATGTAGAAGTTAAATTACCACCAGGATTAGCATCGAATATG ACACTTCTTGATAAAGAACAACATATACGTCAATCTTCTGCTGATTCCAGTGGTTGTTCAAGTGGACAAGAATCTGTTACTTCTTCGCTAACATCAGATTCTCAGGTTTCAAGCGATAGTGGTACGGAGATAGATCCAATGCCGGTTTCACCCAATAAATTGCTTGAAACACCAGCTTGGAATTCAGATTCTTCGAGTCTTCGCCTGAGACACTCATCGTTTCGCGAACGATATGCAAAAGTTGCAAAATCTGGAGAGCCCATCATCGGAGACACGTTATCTTTGGCACGATCTACGCCTAATTTAACTGACAGTACGGGCTACACAACTTCGCAACATACTTGGTCTTCGACTGGGTACATTAGTATGCCATCATCAGAAGAACTGTCCAGTAATCCAAGTCCTGTTCCTAAGGAAACTTCAACTGCAGGGAGCTATAGTATTATAGGAACTGTTCCTAAATCTGCACAGTCTGCAAAGTCTGAGAATGACAGTGATTTAACGGAATCTACTGCAGATACACTAATACCTATTAAATCAGAACCCAAGCCCACAAATCCATACATAACATTAGCATCTTTGGAGCAGAACCAAAAGGATAAAAAAGCTATTGATTCGTTACATGATCTAGATGAATTAACATTTGCAGAGTCGAACAAATCAAAACTAGAATCTTTGACTCCGTTCACAACTTCTGACAAAGTCTCTAAACCATATGTGCAAACAAGTTTAATCGATTCATTAAAAAAGCCGTTCACTCTAAGCAGCATCGATAGTACAAGGAGCACGATGTCTACTCCATTTGCAGCCACCTCTTTGACCGATTCATGCAACAAAccgttcgtttcttctttcgcaAGTCCAACTACTTTGTCGTCTACGCTGGATTCCTCGTCGAAACCCTACGTTTCCGTGTCTTCAATTTCTGAAGTCTCGAAAAAGTCAAATCTTCAAGCAGATACGTTAGATTCGTCGCAAAAAACTACTGTACCTCAAGTTTCTACGACCAGTGGTTCGCAACCATATGTTCTTGCAAGTTCCGTATTCCAAATGCTACAACAACAGCAAAGGGGAAAATCAGAAACTCCTATCTCAGAAGTGATAGACAACGAAACCGAAGAAGATGTTACGACAGGGTATCCTCTGTATTGGCCGACCAGTGGTACGAAGCCAAGCTCAAAGTTGGATGCAGACAAACCAATTACGACTAAACAGAGTACTGGATACGTTACCATAGCAGAGAATCCAAAGCTAGATCAACATAGAACGTCGACGTTGTCATCACCGTATGTACAGCATGAGAGGTTTGAGAAGCCACTGCCACAAACTACTACTGGACAGTCAGATGAACAATACAGTAAAGTGACTGTTGTGCCAAGTACtatttaa